The following coding sequences are from one Haliotis asinina isolate JCU_RB_2024 chromosome 3, JCU_Hal_asi_v2, whole genome shotgun sequence window:
- the LOC137279013 gene encoding uncharacterized protein, translated as MGYARITITRLMQRLRQRGHTSNRPRSGRPRVTTRGEGRYILVIHPRNRTATATSTVATSLGHRISRQTVYSRLRQYGIRPRHPNCGPLLTPRYRHDRLMWARRVRLLIFRNNRRQLIFRRVVIRNSCKSECASYRDDILRPVVAPFLQQQPRGIIFQQDNARPLHSKIDTVLPVNVQDLERCLLEEWQRITPNVISPQACSGVY; from the coding sequence ATGGGCTACGCACGCATCACCATCACCAGATTGATGCAGCGGCTACGACAGAGAGGTCACACGTCAAACAGGCCCAGGAGTGGAAGACCACGAGTAACCACACGCGGTGAAGGTCGTTACATCCTGGTAATTCACCCGAGGAACCGCACCGCAACAGCGACGTCCACGGTGGCTACATCACTGGGTCACCGGATCAGTCGACAGACTGTCTACAGCAGACTACGACAGTATGGTATTCGGCCCCGTCATCCCAACTGCGGGCCGCTCCTTACGCCTCGATATCGGCACGACAGACTGATGTGGGCCAGGCGAGTCCGATTGCTCATCTTCAGAAACAATCGACGGCAGCTTATTTTCCGAAGAGTTGTAATTCGTAATTCGTGTAAATCTGAATGCGCAAGTTATCGTGATGACATCTTACGACCTGTTGTGGCGCCTTTTCTTCAGCAACAACCTCGTGGAATTattttccaacaggacaatgcaagGCCACTTCACAGCAAGATTGACACAGTGCTTCCAGTCAACGTTCAGGACTTGGAACGATGTCTTCTCGAGGAATGGCAACGCATCACTCCCAACGTCATCAGTCCGCAGGCGTGCTCTGGCGTGTATTGA